Below is a window of Acidobacteriota bacterium DNA.
ACCCGCGATCAGATGTAACTCAAGACTTCATCAACGAGTACAACAAGGCCAACCCGGTGACAACGATTGCTCCAAAACCCGCCGCGAAACCATAAAGAAAGGCAAAAGTGAGAAGAGGCAGTTTTCTTCACTTTCGCCTTTTTCCTTTTTACTTTTGCCTTGTTGCTACTGCAGCGTGTCGAGCTTGCCAAGCCCGTAATCCTCTTCGTCCTTTACTCGGAGCATGTCAAGGATCAGCGCCGTATTGCTTGTGGTTTGAATCGTTCGGTCGTATGCCTCGCTCGTCTTCTCAAACTCGAAAGTCCCGTCCCCCGCGCCGGCAAACAAGCTGAGCGCCTTCCTCCCAAAATCAATTCCTGACTTTGCCCCAACGACCAGGCCTTCGTCAAAATGTATCTCGCCACACACCGCCGTCGACGTCACCTGTAGGACTCCCGACAGCCGGCTATTCTCGATGATCTGAATGATGTCGAAGAGATTCACATCGGCAAGATTCCCGGACAGGATCTTCTGCGAGCGTTTCGGAGGAGGCGTCTCGGTTAGGCGAACATCGCGCAATTGTCCGGTGACCGAGACTCTCGGATCAAGTCGCTTGGCCTCCAGCAGCCTTTCGTTCGCGCTTTCGACATCGCCTGCCGATATGTGAAGACTCGCGAGCGCCATGCAGTGTTGTGCAGCCTGATCCCGGCGGCCCGCGTCAATCAGGATCTCGCGGAGCTTCTCACGCAATCCAATGTGCCGCGGCGCGCTGTCAATCGCGCGCTCAAGCGTCTCAATCGCACGATTCACCATTCGATACTTCGCCAGCAAATCGGCGTCTATGATCGCGCTCTCTGGATCAGCCTCATTCGGATTGTTTTTAGCCATTGTCATCCCGATGCTCGTTCTCAATGCGG
It encodes the following:
- a CDS encoding DUF4388 domain-containing protein; translated protein: MTMAKNNPNEADPESAIIDADLLAKYRMVNRAIETLERAIDSAPRHIGLREKLREILIDAGRRDQAAQHCMALASLHISAGDVESANERLLEAKRLDPRVSVTGQLRDVRLTETPPPKRSQKILSGNLADVNLFDIIQIIENSRLSGVLQVTSTAVCGEIHFDEGLVVGAKSGIDFGRKALSLFAGAGDGTFEFEKTSEAYDRTIQTTSNTALILDMLRVKDEEDYGLGKLDTLQ